Proteins co-encoded in one Spirosoma endbachense genomic window:
- a CDS encoding SdrD B-like domain-containing protein has product LSYSVGFSTPAGYTATLANVGDDTKDSDANPATGRTQSITLLAGEFNPTLDAGFVSGLAGLGDFVWNDSNKDGSQDAGEAPIPGVVATLFINGVSSATTLTNATGFYSFTGLTPGNSLSYSVGFSTPAGYTATLANVGDDTKDSDANPATGRTQSITLLAGEFNPTLDAGFTGTNPELRLEKRVDKSKASVGDVLSYSVVLTNIGSVVATNVLVSDSASTGLSYVLNSATVPVGTTFTQGTPTSLWKVASLNPGQSLTLTFQAKADTSGILRNRAIIPGDTVTVCTTIPVKVCAGETYAFQLTAPTGRASYQWFKDGILIQGQTTNILNVTTPGSYSLGANNTVGSCTDFSCCPFIVEEDPSPTFQALATPVTCVNGVAQANGQIKLSGFNSAYTYQYSAGSSFNSGASLSGALQVIPVGGLIVNNLPNPVSDALFTIRVYNTVGCYTDVTVSLRPTLCDCPPQACTPLVISQTKKAKRISK; this is encoded by the coding sequence CTCTCCTACTCGGTGGGCTTCTCCACTCCGGCAGGTTACACGGCCACCCTGGCTAATGTCGGGGACGATACCAAGGACAGTGATGCCAACCCGGCCACAGGCCGGACTCAGTCCATCACCCTGCTGGCCGGGGAGTTCAACCCAACCCTGGATGCCGGCTTCGTATCAGGACTGGCTGGACTGGGTGACTTCGTCTGGAATGATTCCAATAAGGATGGTAGTCAGGATGCCGGCGAAGCGCCGATACCCGGTGTGGTCGCTACCCTGTTCATCAACGGGGTCAGCTCAGCCACCACTCTGACCAACGCCACTGGGTTCTACTCCTTCACCGGATTGACCCCTGGTAACAGCCTCTCCTACTCGGTGGGCTTCTCCACTCCGGCAGGTTACACGGCCACCCTGGCTAATGTCGGGGACGATACCAAGGACAGTGATGCCAACCCGGCCACAGGCCGGACTCAGTCCATCACCCTGCTGGCTGGGGAGTTCAACCCAACCCTGGATGCCGGCTTCACTGGGACTAACCCAGAACTCAGGTTAGAGAAACGAGTCGACAAGTCGAAAGCTAGCGTTGGGGATGTACTATCTTACAGCGTTGTGCTCACGAATATTGGCTCCGTTGTGGCTACGAATGTGCTGGTCAGCGATTCCGCTTCCACAGGCCTGAGCTACGTGCTCAATTCAGCCACTGTTCCTGTGGGCACAACCTTCACCCAGGGTACGCCGACCAGCCTTTGGAAAGTAGCCAGCCTCAACCCTGGCCAGAGCCTAACGCTTACGTTCCAGGCCAAAGCCGATACCAGCGGTATCCTCCGCAACAGGGCTATTATCCCCGGTGATACGGTTACGGTCTGCACGACTATTCCCGTGAAGGTATGTGCAGGAGAAACGTATGCCTTCCAGCTTACTGCACCTACCGGTAGGGCTAGTTATCAGTGGTTCAAAGATGGTATCCTCATTCAGGGTCAGACTACCAATATTCTCAATGTGACGACACCTGGTAGCTACAGTCTCGGGGCCAATAATACTGTGGGTAGTTGTACCGATTTCAGCTGCTGTCCCTTTATTGTCGAAGAAGATCCATCACCGACTTTCCAGGCACTGGCTACTCCAGTCACTTGTGTCAATGGTGTGGCTCAGGCGAATGGACAAATCAAGCTAAGTGGATTCAATTCGGCCTATACTTACCAGTATTCAGCCGGATCTAGCTTCAACTCAGGCGCTTCGCTATCAGGTGCTCTCCAGGTAATTCCTGTGGGTGGATTGATTGTAAATAATCTGCCGAATCCAGTATCCGATGCGTTGTTTACGATTCGAGTGTACAATACTGTAGGTTGTTATACCGATGTGACAGTATCACTACGGCCAACCCTATGTGATTGCCCACCTC
- a CDS encoding AAA family ATPase: MNSFRIIIRLNKLYGNKNVKVTKELEGYIQDLIDCSALSSIKMDSKRGNEYILDFIINEATKSLFSKKFDSSPQNLFEALNKLNLLNTLCIQKTYRNILRKKRAKGQLLKFPQIASLDKIFSIEQIELVLTEPKVRTEYEKISDGEHQFMHILGGIMLFDEKEPMRDLIYLLDEPDTHFNPFWRSTFFYQLQSILENRDIEFILTTHSPFILSDCHGYNVFKFAKKDSHVTFERVKKETYGTTFKNILDDIFQADNKDNDHFKSQIAKMSFLDIEAVYNDIESVNSLKDWLSLSEDFQKRIKMLGDSTDKTYLIKIYTDKEQKLRLQNV, translated from the coding sequence ATGAATAGCTTCAGAATTATTATAAGACTAAATAAATTATATGGCAATAAAAATGTAAAAGTAACAAAAGAGTTAGAAGGCTATATCCAAGATTTAATAGATTGTTCAGCTTTATCTTCAATAAAAATGGATTCTAAAAGAGGAAATGAATACATATTAGATTTTATTATTAATGAAGCAACTAAATCTTTATTCAGTAAAAAATTTGATTCTAGCCCCCAGAATTTATTTGAAGCATTAAATAAATTAAATCTATTGAATACTCTTTGTATTCAGAAAACCTATAGAAATATTTTGAGGAAAAAAAGAGCCAAGGGCCAATTACTCAAGTTTCCACAAATTGCATCATTAGATAAAATATTTAGTATAGAGCAAATTGAACTTGTTTTGACAGAACCTAAAGTCAGAACAGAATATGAAAAAATTAGCGATGGCGAGCATCAATTTATGCATATATTAGGGGGGATAATGCTATTTGATGAAAAAGAACCTATGAGAGATTTGATTTATTTATTAGACGAACCTGATACACACTTTAACCCTTTTTGGAGAAGTACTTTTTTTTATCAACTTCAGAGTATATTGGAAAATCGAGATATTGAATTTATTCTTACCACTCACTCTCCGTTTATTCTCTCTGATTGTCATGGCTACAATGTATTTAAATTTGCCAAAAAAGATTCACACGTTACATTTGAGCGTGTGAAAAAGGAAACGTATGGAACTACCTTTAAAAATATTCTTGATGACATATTCCAAGCAGATAATAAAGATAATGACCACTTTAAAAGCCAGATAGCGAAAATGTCATTTCTGGACATTGAGGCTGTATATAATGATATTGAATCAGTTAATTCTCTTAAAGATTGGTTATCGTTGTCTGAAGATTTCCAGAAAAGAATTAAAATGCTTGGAGATTCTACAGATAAAACATATTTGATAAAAATATATACTGATAAAGAACAGAAATTACGCTTGCAAAACGTGTAG
- a CDS encoding alpha/beta hydrolase translates to MKALYIYSLLIFCFNCTLAQKTVPVFNKLSKGSYDKLNISDSLLVDSLARLERRNEIHEIYIGRHNTDLWNKVNSDKDKLINGPQRAWQSERFNKLFHTVNLNFVTDRNYKKVESNLKIKFGSERSTVSYGLCSVYIPGDHKIGETVSSNFYNWINYNIDDYMHLVENTILDKNNFYSQLSKRINDSSNKNALLFIHGYNVSFDQAAIRTAQIVFDLEFKGPAIFYSWPSQDNPFQYSTDETNIEWTQKHLEDFLLDFFKNTTSRNVYIIAHSMGNRAMTKAIANISKLDPKIKERVKEVILAAPDIDEDTFREGIAPSLIKSCKRITIYGSATDIAIRLSHFFHSYKRLGATFNGAKLLPGIDYIDATGVDTSFLGHSYIGTNRTVIADISEIINNSSVITKRFGLNKVAKKPIAYWKFRE, encoded by the coding sequence ATGAAAGCATTATATATATATTCTTTACTAATATTTTGTTTCAATTGTACACTAGCGCAGAAGACTGTGCCAGTCTTTAATAAGCTATCAAAAGGATCATATGATAAATTAAATATAAGCGATAGTCTACTTGTTGATAGTCTGGCTCGCCTAGAACGTAGAAATGAAATTCATGAGATTTATATAGGGAGACATAACACAGACTTATGGAATAAGGTAAACAGCGACAAAGATAAGCTAATAAATGGACCACAAAGAGCTTGGCAGTCAGAACGGTTTAATAAACTGTTTCATACAGTTAATTTAAACTTTGTAACAGATCGAAATTATAAAAAAGTCGAAAGTAATTTAAAGATAAAATTTGGATCTGAAAGATCGACAGTAAGTTATGGGCTCTGTTCAGTCTACATACCTGGCGATCATAAAATTGGAGAGACCGTTTCGTCAAATTTCTATAATTGGATTAATTATAACATAGATGATTACATGCACTTAGTAGAGAATACAATTTTAGACAAAAATAATTTTTATAGTCAATTATCTAAACGCATTAATGATTCTAGTAATAAAAATGCATTACTATTTATACATGGTTATAATGTTTCTTTCGACCAAGCGGCAATAAGGACTGCACAAATTGTCTTTGATTTAGAGTTTAAAGGACCAGCTATTTTTTACAGCTGGCCATCTCAGGATAATCCGTTTCAGTACTCTACAGACGAAACCAACATTGAATGGACGCAAAAGCACCTGGAAGATTTTTTATTAGATTTTTTCAAAAATACAACTTCCCGTAATGTTTACATTATAGCGCATAGTATGGGAAATAGGGCTATGACTAAAGCGATAGCGAATATTTCTAAGCTAGACCCTAAAATTAAAGAAAGAGTTAAAGAGGTTATTTTAGCGGCACCGGATATTGATGAAGATACATTTCGGGAGGGTATTGCTCCTTCATTAATAAAGTCATGCAAAAGGATTACTATTTACGGTTCAGCAACAGATATAGCTATACGGCTATCCCACTTCTTCCATTCCTATAAACGGTTAGGTGCCACTTTTAACGGGGCCAAATTGTTACCAGGAATTGACTATATCGATGCGACAGGTGTTGACACGAGCTTTTTAGGACATTCATATATAGGGACGAATCGAACCGTTATAGCAGATATATCAGAGATCATAAACAATAGTTCAGTTATTACTAAACGATTTGGGCTCAATAAAGTAGCAAAAAAACCAATTGCTTATTGGAAATTTAGAGAATAA
- a CDS encoding SdrD B-like domain-containing protein, whose translation ATVSGASSASLTSTGTGSFSQSVITGSQPLTYQPSAADIAAGSVTLRLTSADPDLSGSCSRAIISRVLTISAPPSLSITASSASLCGGQTAMLTASGANTYRWSNGATTASISVSVAGPYSVTGTSSGGCSATATTTLTASPAPTPSLSSATICAGQSVTLTATGGTSYSFSQGTTNSTGVLVLTPSSTTTISVTVANASGCVSSTSNTVTVNPLPAILTNIVCNGTTTYNVAFTATVGASVSASVGTISGNMVTGVPSGQQLTLTASLNGCSISTQLTQNCQSNLAGLGDFVWNDSNKDGSQDAGEAPIPGVVATLFINGVSSATTLTNATG comes from the coding sequence CGGCTACGGTAAGCGGAGCGAGTTCAGCCAGTCTCACCAGCACTGGCACGGGTAGCTTCAGCCAGAGTGTCATCACCGGTAGCCAGCCATTGACCTATCAGCCTTCGGCGGCCGACATCGCAGCGGGCAGTGTGACCCTGCGGCTCACCAGTGCCGATCCCGATCTGAGCGGCAGTTGTTCCCGGGCAATCATCAGCCGGGTGCTCACCATCAGTGCCCCCCCCAGCCTGAGTATCACAGCCAGTTCGGCCAGTCTGTGTGGGGGTCAGACCGCGATGCTCACCGCATCGGGGGCCAACACCTATCGGTGGAGCAATGGCGCCACCACGGCTTCCATCAGTGTGAGTGTGGCCGGACCTTACTCGGTGACGGGTACTTCCTCGGGGGGTTGCTCGGCGACAGCTACTACGACCCTCACGGCGAGTCCTGCTCCGACTCCTAGTCTTTCTTCAGCCACCATTTGTGCTGGCCAGTCAGTAACTCTGACAGCTACGGGTGGTACAAGCTATAGTTTTAGTCAAGGGACTACTAACTCAACGGGTGTGCTTGTGCTAACACCAAGCAGTACCACAACTATCAGTGTGACAGTGGCGAATGCTAGTGGTTGTGTGAGTTCAACCTCTAATACCGTAACTGTTAATCCATTACCTGCTATACTTACCAATATAGTCTGCAATGGCACCACTACTTATAATGTGGCCTTTACAGCAACTGTTGGTGCCTCTGTTTCGGCTTCTGTTGGCACCATTTCAGGTAACATGGTTACGGGTGTACCATCTGGGCAACAGTTAACATTGACGGCTAGCCTCAATGGCTGTAGCATTTCGACTCAATTGACTCAGAACTGCCAATCTAATTTGGCTGGACTGGGCGACTTCGTCTGGAATGATTCCAATAAGGATGGTAGTCAGGATGCCGGCGAAGCGCCGATACCCGGTGTGGTCGCTACCCTGTTCATCAACGGGGTCAGCTCAGCCACCACTCTGACCAACGCCACTGGG
- a CDS encoding DDE-type integrase/transposase/recombinase yields MSGPRLRLDIKAIYVHARRAHAQVLTVLDVFSRWTMGQLIKWTMRQEDVVALFETLFERYGLPTQLYVRNDNGSQFVADLVRTYFRDRHVIQEFTKPAPPKQHAHIESYHSILERAVCKRYEFESLGQAMRR; encoded by the coding sequence TTGAGCGGTCCGCGGCTGCGGCTCGACATTAAGGCCATTTACGTTCATGCCCGCCGTGCGCACGCTCAGGTGTTAACCGTTCTAGACGTTTTCAGTCGGTGGACTATGGGCCAATTGATCAAATGGACTATGCGCCAAGAGGATGTAGTAGCCTTATTTGAAACGCTCTTTGAGCGTTATGGCTTACCCACTCAGCTTTATGTTCGCAACGATAATGGGAGTCAGTTTGTGGCCGATCTGGTGCGAACTTATTTTCGCGACCGGCATGTGATTCAGGAGTTTACCAAACCAGCACCCCCCAAACAGCATGCTCATATTGAGAGCTATCACAGCATTCTGGAACGAGCTGTTTGTAAGCGATACGAGTTCGAAAGCCTGGGCCAAGCCATGAGACGATGA